Proteins encoded within one genomic window of Triticum aestivum cultivar Chinese Spring chromosome 2D, IWGSC CS RefSeq v2.1, whole genome shotgun sequence:
- the LOC123048366 gene encoding cytosolic sulfotransferase 5, translating into MASFASPPTPAMAQPAAPAAPPMSSPERATATESSPEDALSGESLKDFISSLPSREGWPQTLIQYKGYWFKPGMLEGVLRTRRAFLPRADDVVLATQPKCGTTWLKALAFTVATRSRHGLGAADHPLLTRHAQHLVPFIEIPGAGGGHVDTDTLPSPRLLATHMPMSLLRPETRSLGCRVVYLCRDPKDTLVSRLHFENKLVARAGGAGLSMDDAYDMFCEGFSPYGPFWDHCLEYWEESVARPDTVLFLKYEEIKSDPARVVRRLASFLGVPLTEEEERSGVAEEVARMCSFETLTGLEVNQVGGVSHGNRVHVDNSVFYRKGEVGDWANHMSREMGEKLDRIVQEKLQGSGLVF; encoded by the coding sequence ATGGCCAGCTTCGCCTCCCCTCCCACACCAGCCATGGCCCAACCGGCAGCACCAGCAGCTCCACCGATGAGTTCACCAGAGCGCGCCACCGCCACCGAGAGTTCACCGGAAGACGCCCTATCCGGAGAGAGCCTCAAGGACTTCATATCCTCGCTCCCGTCAAGGGAGGGGTGGCCGCAGACGCTCATCCAGTACAAGGGCTACTGGTTCAAGCCGGGGATGCTGGAGGGGGTCCTGCGCACCAGACGAGCCTTCCTGCCCCGCGCAGACGACGTCGTCCTTGCCACGCAGCCCAAGTGCGGCACCACCTGGCTCAAGGCCCTCGCCTTCACCGTCGCCACGCGGTCCCGCCACGGCCTCGGCGCCGCCGACCACCCGCTCCTCACCCGCCACGCACAGCACCTCGTGCCGTTCATCGAGATCCCCGGCGCTGGCGGGGGACACGTCGACACCGACACGCTCCCGTCCCCGAGGCTCCTCGCAACGCACATGCCCATGTCGCTGCTCAGGCCGGAGACGCGGTCGCTGGGCTGCCGGGTCGTGTACCTGTGCCGGGACCCCAAGGACACGCTCGTCTCCAGGCTGCACTTCGAGAACAAGCTGgtggcgcgggccggcggcgccgGCCTGTCCATGGACGACGCCTACGACATGTTCTGCGAGGGGTTCTCGCCCTACGGCCCCTTCTGGGACCACTGCCTGGAGTACTGGGAGGAGAGCGTGGCTAGGCCGGACACAGTCCTCTTCCTCAAGTACGAGGAGATCAAGTCGGACCCGGCGCGGGTCGTGAGGAGGCTCGCGAGCTTCCTCGGCGTCCCGCTgaccgaggaggaggagaggtCCGGCGTCGCGGAGGAGGTGGCGAGGATGTGCAGCTTCGAGACGCTCACTGGCCTGGAGGTGAACCAGGTCGGCGGCGTCAGCCATGGGAATAGAGTTCACGTTGATAACTCCGTGTTCTATAGAAAGGGAGAGGTTGGGGACTGGGCGAACCACATGAGCCGCGAGATGGGGGAGAAGCTCGACCGCATCGTCCAGGAGAAGCTCCAGGGCTCCGGGCTCGTGTTTTGA